In Accipiter gentilis chromosome 17, bAccGen1.1, whole genome shotgun sequence, one DNA window encodes the following:
- the ZMPSTE24 gene encoding CAAX prenyl protease 1 homolog isoform X2 produces the protein MALPGELWAELPAEKRIFCSVLLFSWAVYLWEAFLAHRQMILLCGGIPFLWNLSGQISGRAGFGPEYEIVQSLVFLLLATLFSAVTGLPWSLYNTFVIEEKHGFNQQTLGFFFKDAIKKFIVTQCILLPVTSLLLYIIKIGGDYFFIYAWLFTLVVSLVLVTIYADYIAPLFDKFIPLPEGELKQQIETMAKSIDFPLTKVYVVEGSKRSSHSNAYFYGFFKNKRIVLFDTLLEDYSALNKEPAGEDGENEDTKSKTKNKKQGCKNEEVLAVLGHELGHWKLGHTVKNIIISQMNSFLCFFLFAVLIGRKELFAAFGFYDTQPTLIGLMIIFQFIFSPYNEVLSFCLTVLSRRFEFQADSFAKELGKAKDLYSALIKLNKDNLGFPVSDWIFSMWHYSHPPLLERLQALKDAKQE, from the exons ATGGCGCTGCCCGGGGAGCTGTGGGCAGAGCTGCCGGCCGAGAAACGCATCTTCTGCTCCGTGCTGCTCTTCTCCTGGGCCGTCTACCTCTGGGAGGCCTTCTTGGCGCACCGGCAG atGATTCTGCTCTGTGGCGGAATTCCTTTTCTTTGGAATCTGTCTGGTCAGATCTCTGGTCGTGCTGGGTTTGGACCAGAATATGAG attgTTCAGTCATTGGTATTTCTGCTGCTTGCAACACTCTTCAGTGCAGTGACTGGTCTCCCATGGAGTTTATATAACACGTTTGTCATAGAAGAGAAACATGGCTTCAATCAACAG acgctgggatttttttttaaggatgctaTCAAGAAGTTTATCGTGACTCAGTGTATTCTGTTACCAGTGACATCCCTTCTGCTTTACATTATTAAAATAGGGGGAGACTACTTCTTCATCTATGCCTGGCTCTTCACATTAGTTGTTTCCTTG GTGCTTGTTACAATCTATGCAGATTATATTGCACCTTTGTTTGATAAATTCATTCCACTTCCTGAGGGAGAGCTCAAGCAACAAATTGAAACAATGGCAAAGAGCATTGACTTCCCATTGACTAAGGTGTATGTTGTTgaag GTTCTAAGCGTTCTTCTCATAGCAATGCTTATTTCTATGGATTCTTCAAGAATAAGCGGATAGTACTCTTTGACACCCTCCTGGAAGATTATTCTGCATTGAACAAAGAGCCAGCAGGAGAAGATGGTGAGAATGAAGacacaaagtctaaaaccaaa AATAAGAAACAAGGATGTAAAAATGAAGAAGTTCTGGCTGTACTTGGTCATGAGTTGGGTCACTGGAAACTAGGTCACACTGTCAAAAATATTATCATCAGCCAG ATGAattccttcctctgcttcttcctgTTTGCTGTGTTAATTGGTCGAAAAGAACTCTTTGCTGCATTTGGTTTCTATGACACCCAGCCTACCCTGATAGGCTTGATGATtattttccagttcattttttCACCTTACAATGAG GTTCTCTCATTTTGCTTGACTGTATTAAGCCGACGATTTGAGTTTCAAGCAGACTCATTTGCCAAGGAGCTTGGGAAGGCTAAAGACCTATATTCTGCTTTGATCAAGTTAAACAAAGATAATTTAGGATTCCCTGTTTCTGACTGGATCTTTTCAATGTGGCATTACTCTCATCCGCCCCTTTTAGAAAGACTTCAGGCCTTGAAAGATGCAAAGCAAGAGTGA
- the ZMPSTE24 gene encoding CAAX prenyl protease 1 homolog isoform X1 codes for MALPGELWAELPAEKRIFCSVLLFSWAVYLWEAFLAHRQRRVYRTTTHVPQELGQIMDSETFEKSRLYQLDKSTFSFWSGLYSEVEGTMILLCGGIPFLWNLSGQISGRAGFGPEYEIVQSLVFLLLATLFSAVTGLPWSLYNTFVIEEKHGFNQQTLGFFFKDAIKKFIVTQCILLPVTSLLLYIIKIGGDYFFIYAWLFTLVVSLVLVTIYADYIAPLFDKFIPLPEGELKQQIETMAKSIDFPLTKVYVVEGSKRSSHSNAYFYGFFKNKRIVLFDTLLEDYSALNKEPAGEDGENEDTKSKTKNKKQGCKNEEVLAVLGHELGHWKLGHTVKNIIISQMNSFLCFFLFAVLIGRKELFAAFGFYDTQPTLIGLMIIFQFIFSPYNEVLSFCLTVLSRRFEFQADSFAKELGKAKDLYSALIKLNKDNLGFPVSDWIFSMWHYSHPPLLERLQALKDAKQE; via the exons ATGGCGCTGCCCGGGGAGCTGTGGGCAGAGCTGCCGGCCGAGAAACGCATCTTCTGCTCCGTGCTGCTCTTCTCCTGGGCCGTCTACCTCTGGGAGGCCTTCTTGGCGCACCGGCAG aGACGGGTGTATAGAACAACAACGCATGTACCACAGGAATTAGGACAGATTATGGattcagaaacatttgaaaaatctcGTCTGTATCAGCTGGACAAAAGTACTTTCAGCTTTTGGTCAGGCCTGTATTCAGAGGTTGAGGGCACT atGATTCTGCTCTGTGGCGGAATTCCTTTTCTTTGGAATCTGTCTGGTCAGATCTCTGGTCGTGCTGGGTTTGGACCAGAATATGAG attgTTCAGTCATTGGTATTTCTGCTGCTTGCAACACTCTTCAGTGCAGTGACTGGTCTCCCATGGAGTTTATATAACACGTTTGTCATAGAAGAGAAACATGGCTTCAATCAACAG acgctgggatttttttttaaggatgctaTCAAGAAGTTTATCGTGACTCAGTGTATTCTGTTACCAGTGACATCCCTTCTGCTTTACATTATTAAAATAGGGGGAGACTACTTCTTCATCTATGCCTGGCTCTTCACATTAGTTGTTTCCTTG GTGCTTGTTACAATCTATGCAGATTATATTGCACCTTTGTTTGATAAATTCATTCCACTTCCTGAGGGAGAGCTCAAGCAACAAATTGAAACAATGGCAAAGAGCATTGACTTCCCATTGACTAAGGTGTATGTTGTTgaag GTTCTAAGCGTTCTTCTCATAGCAATGCTTATTTCTATGGATTCTTCAAGAATAAGCGGATAGTACTCTTTGACACCCTCCTGGAAGATTATTCTGCATTGAACAAAGAGCCAGCAGGAGAAGATGGTGAGAATGAAGacacaaagtctaaaaccaaa AATAAGAAACAAGGATGTAAAAATGAAGAAGTTCTGGCTGTACTTGGTCATGAGTTGGGTCACTGGAAACTAGGTCACACTGTCAAAAATATTATCATCAGCCAG ATGAattccttcctctgcttcttcctgTTTGCTGTGTTAATTGGTCGAAAAGAACTCTTTGCTGCATTTGGTTTCTATGACACCCAGCCTACCCTGATAGGCTTGATGATtattttccagttcattttttCACCTTACAATGAG GTTCTCTCATTTTGCTTGACTGTATTAAGCCGACGATTTGAGTTTCAAGCAGACTCATTTGCCAAGGAGCTTGGGAAGGCTAAAGACCTATATTCTGCTTTGATCAAGTTAAACAAAGATAATTTAGGATTCCCTGTTTCTGACTGGATCTTTTCAATGTGGCATTACTCTCATCCGCCCCTTTTAGAAAGACTTCAGGCCTTGAAAGATGCAAAGCAAGAGTGA